The following nucleotide sequence is from Vicia villosa cultivar HV-30 ecotype Madison, WI unplaced genomic scaffold, Vvil1.0 ctg.000029F_1_1_3, whole genome shotgun sequence.
ATGATGGAATAAAAAGATGTCGAACCATAAGACAAAACAAAAGATATTGTCCAAATGTAATATAAAGTATTATCACTTATGAGATTGATTTTTTGTCTATATTATTATTTTGcatattttattagtttaatttatttacttttgaaagttaaaataaaaaattcagcaaaaataattaaaagaaattaaaaagtaaaaaaaatccagattatttttttcataaattatataattaaaaagtgTAATTGTATATATAGTTTTTAATAATTGTAAAAAACTGAAAATAGTCACCCagttaacttttttttatttataaaatatatttaattatttaaaattgaagaaaataaaagacaaaatgaGATGGGACAAAAGACACGAGGCAATTAGAAAGGAAATATGCTTTGTTTTGACTGAGACGACAAAATTATGGATAAGAGCTAACACTCAGCTGTGTCGACTCGGTAGTAGTTACTGTCGCGGGTGTTAGATTACGAGATATCCGTGCCAAAGGCGTGTGACTCGGCTTTTGTTTTTCTGGGTGCGCTCATTTCCCCTctataataaactgaaattagtaTAATAAACTATATCATTAGATTCTCTAAAATTTATGTTGGAAattaaaaataatcaataatttGATAAGTGTTTAAACGGATGAAATAACTCGATattaataaatgaaaataatGGTTTAGACACTTTTTTTACAATATAGTGTTTGGACATATCTATAAATCTATTTTATCCTTTAAACATAAATAGGGAGGGAGATACGTGTTGAGATAGTGTTCGGAATTAAAggataaaaataatattactCATTAATAAAAGTAGGGTGAGCAGCGTAAGTGGCTGAAGTATAGTGTGCACTAAATTACAATAAGATATTAAATATACATGTGGCCACCCAATTCTATTATTTATTCATAACTCAAACCATTTCTTCATtattcaaaagaaagaaaaaaccttTCCTCACATTCTCTGCACAAAACACTGTAATATtacttcatcatcattcatcactcAATCATTTTTCGAACAAAATCACCATTCATTTCAGTTTCTGACATGTCCGTTGAACAAGAGCTTGAATCCGACTCCACACCCATCGCTCATCCTCAACAGCGATCAAACGCCTTATGCTTCCCCACCTGCTTCGCCTCACGCCGCCGTTCCATCTGGTGGGAGCGCGTCCGCTCCGCTTCCTTTTCTCAATCCAATCCCACCACCACCACAACCACCGCTGACCGCTGGTGGTCGCGCGGTCTCAAAGCCTTAAAGAAACTCCGAGCCTGGTCGGAGATCGTCGCCGGTCCAAGATGGAAAACGTTCCTCCGGAAATTCAACCAACACCGATCCTCCAGACGCATGGCTAATAAGTACCAATACGATCCGTTGAGTTACGCCTTGAACTTCGATGAGGGACAGAACGAGGATAGCCGCGACGACGGATTTCGCAATTTCTCCACGCGGTACGCCGCCGCTAATGGTAAATCAGTCGCGCCGGAGCCGGATTGTGAAATTGGCGGTTTGGTTTGATTGATTGCGCCGCGTGAGCTATGATGCGCTGGAGTGTACACATTGTGTGAGCTGGAGAATGAGTAGTAGGGTTTGGTTGGTGAAACTGAAAAGAGCATTACACGGTGTATACCACTCCACCGTGTCGCTTTctgtttattttacttttttttggtTATTAACCATTCTATAATAtgaaaaattacttttttttttttatttcttcataTATTGTACATATGTCGGTAACAAAACTTAAATCGTTATATTACTATTACTatcgattttaatttttttttttgtgatggctgttaataattttttaataaagtaTGAGAAATGATGAGGCTTAGCTTGTAattcttaattttgtttttaaatttcataATGGCTAATGATTATTATGGATGGATGGACTAATATATGGGGCGGTGGAGTGTTGCTTTCATATAATTGCAATAAAACGAGACTTTCATGAAATTAATTGGCTGAGAAATTAGGATATTTTCATCTTGTTTTTTATTTGGAATATCTTGTTCACCTTCAAAATGGATATTTCATTTTCATGTATTGGATGATATGGATGAGTGATTGTGAAGGGATATAAATCAAGGGAGTTGGGGACAAGTTGATATGCTTCAAGGAACATGTTGGAGGAGGTCACTATGTGTATTATGACTACGTCGTCTTCGAGAGAGAAATTTTTGGTGGGTAGGGTAGCGTAAAGTGTTTTTATCTTGTTATTAATGATTCTCTTTTTGGGCACATATGTAAAAGATCTATTAAATCAATTCATGTTTAGAATGAGTAATTTGATGTACATACATACTGCTTTCAGTATTGAGATTCAATGAAgaattgaaaatgaaaatgaaaattaattaCCTTTGACATTACACTGCAAATGGTCAATTTGTTTAAACATAAGTTAACAAACTAGCTGACATAACTAACagtgcttgaccatcttctgatgtcttgcgagagcatgttctgatgttgcatacttgaaccttctgagtcagtgcttcttgcgctgattttgtgcatactctttatatatttcttgaaatggaaattgcatagaattagagtaccacattatctcaagcaaaattcatatacattctttttcttaaaatatGTCTCCTTGCATTCTTTTTCGAAATCAAACTTGAGTGCACATTAAAGTCTCTAAACAAATTTTGCAAGCTTTTATCACGGGCTGAGCTCACAAACTTTAAACCTTGATTTTATCACTAACTAACCAACAATCTGGAAGATTTTAATACCGAGTTAATCTCGAACCTATAAAGCTTTTAATATTGGGCTGAGCTTTAAACTAATCTTGATTTTATATTGGACTAACCAAAAACCTGAGAGAGATTTTATCATGGGCTGATCTCGAACTTAAACTAGGGCTTGATTACACAATCCCGAAACCAAAACCTTTTACGGGTTTAGCTTCTAACCCACAAATAATCACTAAATGGATAATATTCAACTAAAgtgtatacaaaatattttctTGGTGAATTTTACAATTCTACCCTTCTAGAATTACAAATTATCCTAACTCATAAAAGAAGTTCCACGCAGAAGCACTTCGGTTAAAATattagtgagagaaagtaaaataaaaatttagagaGAGTGAAAATGAGAAGTGTCAAAACACGGCTCGAGATTATTTGAAATGCGGGaatgaacctctatttatagactaGAGGTTGACTCAAAAAGGAATttgaatttattgtttttttaagaCATACTAATCGGTTAACATCTAATGCTAGTTGATTAGATATTCAAAATATAATCGATTGTAAGttcaaaatagaaaagaaaagatatttagTCGTTGCACATCATTAAGGTGTTGTCCTAATCGCTTGAAGCTCAATTTTGAATTGAGCTAATCGATTAGGTTAATGTCTCAATCGATTAACAAAGAATTTGTTTTGCCCAGAGCTATTCTGACAGCTTCAAATTCATCTAGCACAACTTCAAGTCATGtttgaagatattttcttgataaaaatcagtttgaaaagatgttttagtgtgtgtgtgtgtgcgcgcttTATCCATGTACTTTTACGAGAACGCTCTTATGCTTTACAAAGTATTTACCCATACTAATTAAGGTAGGATTTTCTTGTACTTCAAGACTTTGTCAGATACTTTGTTTTGTATGCACTTGCTTGAGTTCCATTGAGATGAGGCTTGAGTAATATTCTATTTGATTGTCACCATCAGATAGTCAAGTTTATCAAACCCTTATACTTAAGTTTGCATTTGTATCCGCTTAACCGCTTATACTTGACTCGtcattagttgtcatcatcaaaagttgtTGTCATTGTTAAAAACATATCACCtacaaaacaaggttccacaagATGAATCTTTCAACATGTTGATTATACATAAGGTAAATATCGTCTCCCAGTGTAATCGAAATTTTTGGACCAAACTGatgcgatgaagaagaatcagagaCATTGGTTGCGATTACTTAAGAATTCTGAACTAAGCTTCTAACTGTTACAACTTGAGACGATTCGGTCATGGCGACAAATGgatggaagaagatgaaatttCACTTCTTGAAACTTAAGAAGATTGTAACAGATAGTTACGACCGAATGAGAGTTAGTTAGAAGACGGAAGGAATCGAACTAGGTAAATTATACCATATAAAATGTGTGAATTTCATTTTACATTAATGAGTAAATCCTTACAAGCCACGACACTCTCATATTTATAGAAGCTCATGTCACCATGCAACACTCCTCTACACATATGCATGGTGATCTATACTTACAAACTCTTCTTAAACATACAAATGCATGGTGCAATATATCACATGCTACAACATAAAAGCCTATCTTATACTACGCTTCTAATAATTATAAACTACATGAGTATAGCCAAAGGCATATGAGCAGACCCAACATCTGATCCTTCTCCCATATATTATTTTCATAGTAAGAGTATGCTTTTAAAAGCACACTTTGATTAGATCAATAATCCCTACCTCAATATCTTCTTTATACCaggaaactttttccaaattaacAGTCTTTCACATCTCGCAAGAACAAGAACAGCCCTACCAGCCAATGCGAATCAATTTTCCAATAGCCCCTTCAAGCCATAATTTAGTCCTGATGAAGCAGTGTGCTTTATCCCTCTACTGAATATCCTTGTGTGCGCATCCACACTGCGGCAAAATTGAAGCAATCGGCCGAGCTTCATCCCTCTACTGCATATCCTTGTCGCGCCCAGGTACGTCCTCTGATCCCCATAATTTGATCTTTTATGCTGAACCACCCAATCCTATATACCTTCAAAATCAAGATAACCTGTATGTGACAGCCTGCATCACCAAATGAATTCTACACCTCAAACTTGTATCTTGCAGCAGATACAGCCATTGATATCAGCTTTATACAAACACCACCACCCACTATTCTTCTGTTAACAAATGCTCCTGTAAGCCTAGATGCCGGTCTAAATTAGAAGCAATGATGATGTCTATTTGACTACATTGTTGTTACCCCTGTGACCTCATTTACCTCTAGTGTCCATACCATGTGACCTCACTTAGTAATTAATACAcctaaattatgttttaaatgtttgtcTTTTTTTAATGTCATCTCTTATTTATCCTAAATTTTAAATTTCATCTGATATCATGTTTTCTATTTTCTGTGCACCTATTTTATTCTGTAGAAGTAGTTTATTTACAAAACTCTTTCCAACACTTTTTATATATCCTCTATTGCACATAGCACTAGAGAAAgacattaacaaaaatattaccAAGCTAAATGTATTAATCATTAGCGATTTTCCATTAATATAAATACAAGTGGAGAATACTTCCTCCAGTCAGTATTATAAACCATTATTCTATTTTCAAGTGTATTGAATAATTGACATATGTAATCCATATAGAGATCAAATATATCAGTAACTCAATTAATATGAAAAGACAATCTTTGTTTATAATAGTAACTTTGGATTTATATGAAGTAGATTAGAGTAAGTATAATATTAGAtagatacaacaacaacaaccaagtccTATTCCACCAAGTGGGATCGGCTACATTGATTAAATTCTTCCCATAATGTTCTAGTTAGATGATACAACAGTTAAAATTACATTAATTCTGCCAATAATGTTCTAGTTAGATGATACGATTAAAATTACATTGGAAACTAGTGACAAATCTTACAAGTCAATTTTTTTTCTGCAACGCAATAGCTATAGTGAGCTATTTGCAGACTTGATATGCAATAAAATGTCACCAACAATCCATGGGAAGCTTAAAAAGGTGGAGCTTTCATGGTAATATTTGGGATGATAGGTCACATGATACCATGCAGAAGCCATAAGTTGATATTCTTCCGGCTGACAATCACTTTCAAACCATCCTTTAGCTTCACGTTGAAGATCCTTTACCGATATCAGAATTCGATCCTTCATATCTCCGTATCTCCTGTTATCGCGCTGCAAATATGAAGCACGTTTTAGCAAGTTACCCGTTAGCATTTCATCCTCGGTCTCTGCACCATAGAAGCTCATTAAAGAGATCATCTTCTGTGCATACATTTCTCTGTGGCTTGAGGCAGTCTCGAGAAAGAACTCAAAACCATTAACCTCAAGTTGACAATCATATGCTTCTTCAGTAAGCTTCTCCGACAAGACAATGTTAGACCTTACTTGCAATGTTGATTCAACTAAGGCGCGGTATAGTTTTCCTAGTACCCCTTTCGATACATACATAGGCTTTTCAAACCTCTCCATGAAATCTGGAAATTCCCTTGGTTTCAAAGCTCTAGGCATTTCTGCAGGAGCTCCGGTCTTTGCAAAGTCAACAGCCATGGAATGAAGCTCAGCCAACTCCAGACATTTTCTACTCCTGGCCTTTTCTGGTTCACGGTCAGCATGAACCAGATGTGCGGTGGAGATAGCACCCAAAGTATCGTTGATCATGTAATCAACAAAAAATTGGTGTATTTCCTACACAGGTAACAAACAAATAAGGAGCAATTTTAAATTCATCAAAAGAAAATTAACAGTGCACAAACACGAACACCGGAAATAACACTGACAGACACTGGTAGTAATATGACAAAATGTCAAATGGAAATGGTTGGATAGAACCCCGTGTCTCAGGGCCAGACAATACTTCAACTTGAAGTACCAATAATAAACAGAAAACAAGTAAAAATCAAGCAACTTTGTTGAGAAATTACCTCTAGTGTCACCTTGTGGTCCATTATACGAGGTCTTCTTCCTGTGTAGTCCATTGGGCTAACAGTTTCAGCAGGGATCAGATCTTTGTCCCAGCTTACGAAAAACAAATCCCCATCAAGATCGCCTCCAGAGCATTCATTTGGATGAGGCCTGTAGGCCCAACAAGTATTCAAGAGCAGTTACAGAAATGGTTAATTGAAAGCTTGTGAATGGTTTTTTAAGTCTTACATACACCGCTCATGCAATAGCCCTTTGTCTTTTCCTACTCTAGTTCATGCTAAAACTTCTGATCATTTTAGTCATAAAGACTTTGAAACCATGCCAAGAATCAACTCTCCTAAAAGTTTAAATTGTCAAGTGGAAGCCTAATAGCTTATGAGTGGTTTTATATCTAACATGATAAAAGAACAATAATAAAGATCATATCACAATCAACTTGTCTACCAAACAA
It contains:
- the LOC131622395 gene encoding uncharacterized protein LOC131622395, whose product is MSVEQELESDSTPIAHPQQRSNALCFPTCFASRRRSIWWERVRSASFSQSNPTTTTTTADRWWSRGLKALKKLRAWSEIVAGPRWKTFLRKFNQHRSSRRMANKYQYDPLSYALNFDEGQNEDSRDDGFRNFSTRYAAANGKSVAPEPDCEIGGLV